A genomic window from Sphingobacterium sp. BN32 includes:
- a CDS encoding ABC transporter ATP-binding protein, translating into MIKISNLQKFYRTEEVETIALNDVNIHVKEGEFVAVMGPSGCGKSTLLNIVGLLDDLDEGSYLFNNIEVAKFKENKRSDLRKHNIGFVFQSFNLIDELTVFENVELPLVYTNVPAAERKKRVEEVLEKVQIMHRRNHFPQQLSGGQQQRVAVARAVVNNPKLILADEPTGNLDSSNGNDVMQLLTELNEAGTTIVMVTHSEYDAKFADRVIRMLDGQVILEDVRN; encoded by the coding sequence ATGATCAAGATAAGCAACCTACAGAAATTCTATCGCACCGAAGAGGTGGAGACTATTGCGCTCAACGATGTTAATATACATGTGAAAGAGGGAGAGTTTGTTGCCGTAATGGGTCCCTCCGGATGTGGAAAGTCGACCCTTTTAAATATAGTAGGCCTGTTGGACGATTTAGACGAAGGCAGTTATCTGTTTAACAATATTGAAGTCGCAAAATTTAAGGAGAATAAGCGCTCCGATTTACGCAAGCATAACATCGGCTTTGTCTTCCAGTCGTTCAACCTGATCGACGAGCTGACGGTTTTTGAAAACGTGGAACTTCCGCTGGTTTACACCAATGTACCGGCAGCCGAGCGCAAGAAGCGTGTGGAAGAAGTATTGGAAAAAGTGCAGATCATGCACCGTCGCAATCACTTTCCACAGCAGCTATCCGGCGGTCAGCAACAACGTGTTGCCGTAGCCCGTGCCGTAGTCAACAACCCCAAGCTAATCCTAGCCGATGAGCCCACAGGTAACCTGGACTCCAGCAACGGTAATGACGTTATGCAACTACTAACCGAACTGAACGAAGCCGGAACAACCATCGTTATGGTAACACACTCGGAATACGACGCCAAGTTCGCCGATCGCGTAATCAGAATGCTCGACGGACAAGTGATATTGGAAGATGTAAGAAATTAG